The following proteins come from a genomic window of Kitasatospora sp. NBC_01246:
- a CDS encoding DEAD/DEAH box helicase has protein sequence MSLVDDARFAMPASESAADVTLVDAPEVELFDADQDIDPAADQDAADEAATEESAEAAEPTITFGDLGLHDDVVRALAKRGVTTPFPIQAATIPDALAGKDVLGRGRTGSGKTLSFGLPLLTRLAGGERTKPKHPRGLILVPTRELAMQVADALEPFGSVLGLKLKVVCGGTSMSNQIYALERGVDVLVATPGRLRDLLNRGSAKLGEVKTVVLDEADQMADMGFLPEVTEILDQVPAGGQRLLFSATLENEIDSLVKRYLKNPVTHEVDPSAGAVTTMTHHILVVKPKDKAPITNAIAARKGRTIIFVRTQMGADRVAEQLIEAGVKADALHGGMTQGARTRVLGDFKDGYVNVVVATDVAARGIHVDGIDLVLNVDPAGDHKDYLHRSGRTARAGRSGAVVTLVLPHQRRGVFRLMEDAGVDASRHILDHAFDAEVAKITGARSLIEVQAESAAGIAGAAERELADMTRQLERAQRRATELREEADRLAARAARERADLGIEDEAPAAEAEAAETAEAAEVPAETAAPAAAVTEERAPSYREARTERPAYNRDRDDRGGRSFGDRDNRGGGFNRDRDDRGGRSGGFNRDDRGGRSFGDRDNRGGGSGGFNRDDRGGRSFGDRDNRGGGFNRDRDDRGGRSGGFNRDDRGGRSFGDRDNRGGGSGGFNRDDRGGRSFGDRDNRGGGSGGFNRDRDDRGGRSFGDRPARTFGDRPAFGRDERGAAGSSSRPFSRRDDHRSGGRPQASGGFNRDRGDDRGGRSGGFNSGGFNRDDRKPRWKN, from the coding sequence ATGTCTCTCGTTGACGACGCCCGCTTCGCCATGCCCGCGAGCGAGTCCGCCGCCGATGTCACCCTCGTCGATGCCCCCGAGGTCGAGCTGTTCGACGCCGACCAGGACATCGACCCCGCCGCCGACCAGGACGCCGCCGACGAGGCCGCGACCGAGGAGAGCGCCGAGGCCGCCGAGCCCACCATCACCTTCGGCGACCTGGGCCTGCACGACGACGTCGTGCGCGCCCTCGCCAAGCGCGGCGTCACCACCCCGTTCCCGATCCAGGCCGCGACCATCCCGGACGCGCTGGCCGGCAAGGACGTGCTGGGCCGGGGCCGTACCGGCTCCGGCAAGACCCTCAGCTTCGGCCTGCCGCTGCTGACCCGCCTCGCCGGCGGCGAGCGCACCAAGCCCAAGCACCCGCGCGGCCTGATCCTCGTCCCGACCCGCGAGCTGGCCATGCAGGTCGCCGACGCGCTGGAGCCGTTCGGCTCGGTGCTCGGCCTCAAGCTCAAGGTCGTCTGCGGCGGCACCTCGATGTCGAACCAGATCTACGCGCTGGAGCGCGGCGTCGACGTCCTCGTCGCCACCCCCGGCCGCCTGCGCGACCTGCTGAACCGCGGCAGCGCCAAGCTGGGCGAGGTCAAGACCGTCGTGCTCGACGAGGCCGACCAGATGGCCGACATGGGCTTCCTGCCCGAGGTCACCGAGATCCTCGACCAGGTGCCGGCCGGCGGCCAGCGCCTGCTGTTCTCCGCCACCCTGGAGAACGAGATCGACAGCCTGGTCAAGCGCTACCTGAAGAACCCGGTCACCCACGAGGTCGACCCGTCGGCCGGCGCGGTCACCACCATGACCCACCACATCCTCGTGGTGAAGCCCAAGGACAAGGCGCCGATCACCAACGCGATCGCCGCCCGCAAGGGCCGCACGATCATCTTCGTCCGCACCCAGATGGGCGCCGACCGCGTCGCCGAGCAGCTCATCGAGGCCGGCGTGAAGGCCGACGCGCTGCACGGCGGCATGACCCAGGGCGCCCGTACCCGCGTCCTCGGCGACTTCAAGGACGGCTACGTCAACGTCGTCGTCGCGACCGACGTCGCCGCCCGCGGCATCCACGTCGACGGCATCGACCTGGTCCTGAACGTGGACCCGGCCGGTGACCACAAGGACTACCTGCACCGCTCCGGCCGCACCGCCCGCGCCGGCCGCTCCGGCGCCGTCGTCACCCTGGTGCTGCCGCACCAGCGCCGTGGCGTGTTCCGCCTGATGGAGGACGCGGGCGTCGACGCCTCGCGCCACATCCTCGACCACGCCTTCGACGCCGAGGTCGCCAAGATCACCGGCGCCCGTTCGCTGATCGAGGTCCAGGCCGAGAGCGCCGCAGGCATCGCCGGTGCCGCCGAGCGCGAGCTCGCCGACATGACCCGCCAGCTGGAGCGCGCGCAGCGCCGCGCCACCGAGCTGCGCGAGGAGGCCGACCGCCTGGCCGCCCGCGCCGCGCGCGAGCGGGCCGACCTGGGCATCGAGGACGAGGCGCCCGCCGCCGAGGCCGAGGCCGCCGAGACCGCCGAGGCCGCCGAGGTTCCCGCGGAGACGGCCGCCCCGGCCGCCGCCGTGACCGAGGAGCGGGCCCCGTCCTACCGCGAGGCGCGCACCGAGCGCCCGGCGTACAACCGTGACCGTGACGACCGCGGTGGCCGTTCCTTCGGTGACCGTGACAACCGCGGCGGTGGCTTCAACCGTGACCGTGACGACCGCGGCGGCCGCTCCGGTGGCTTCAACCGTGACGACCGTGGCGGCCGTTCCTTCGGTGACCGTGACAACCGTGGCGGTGGCTCCGGTGGCTTCAACCGTGACGACCGCGGTGGCCGTTCCTTCGGTGACCGTGACAACCGCGGCGGTGGCTTCAACCGTGACCGTGACGACCGCGGCGGCCGCTCCGGTGGCTTCAACCGTGACGACCGTGGCGGCCGTTCCTTCGGTGACCGTGACAACCGCGGCGGTGGCTCCGGTGGCTTCAACCGTGACGACCGCGGTGGCCGTTCCTTCGGTGACCGTGACAACCGTGGCGGTGGCTCCGGTGGCTTCAACCGTGACCGCGACGACCGCGGCGGCCGCTCCTTCGGCGACCGTCCGGCCCGCACCTTCGGTGACCGTCCGGCCTTCGGCCGCGACGAGCGTGGCGCCGCCGGCAGCAGCAGCCGTCCGTTCTCCCGCCGTGACGACCACCGCTCCGGTGGCCGCCCGCAGGCCTCCGGCGGCTTCAACCGTGACCGCGGCGACGACCGCGGTGGCCGCTCCGGCGGCTTCAACTCCGGTGGCTTCAACCGCGACGACCGCAAGCCGCGCTGGAAGAACTGA